The genomic stretch CCGGATCGACGCCGTGCCCGGGCACGAGAAGCTCCCGTACAGCCTCAAGGTGCTGCTCGAGAACCTCCTACGCACCGAGGACGGCAAGAACGTCACCGAGGGCCAGATCCGCGCGCTCGGCTCGTGGAAGCCCGAGGCCGACCCGGACACCGAGATCCAGTTCTCCCCGGCCCGCGTGGTCATGCAGGACTTCACCGGTGTCCCGTGCATCGTCGACCTCGCCACCATGCGTGAAGCGATGGCGGAGATCGGCGGCGACCCGAACAAGATCAACCCGCTGTCCCCGGCCGAGATGGTCATCGACCACTCGGTCATCGCGGACCTCTTCGGCAGCTCCGACGCCCTCCAGCGCAACACCGACCTGGAGTACGAGCGGAACGGGGAGCGCTACCAGTTCCTCCGCTGGGGCCAGACGGCGTTCGAGGACTTCAAGGTCGTCCCGCCGGGCACCGGCATCGTCCACCAGGTCAACATCGAGTACCTGGCGAAGGTCACCTACACGCGTGACTTCGACGGCGAGACCTACGCCTACCCGGACACCCTGGTCGGCACCGACTCGCACACCACGATGGTCAACGGCCTCGGTGTGCTGGGCTGGGGCGTCGGCGGCATCGAGGCCGAAGCGGCGATGCTCGGCCAGCCGGTGTCGATGCTCATCCCGAAGGTCGTCGGCTTCAAGCTCTCGGGTGAGATCCCCGCCGGCGTGACCGCGACCGACGTGGTGCTCACCATCACCGAGCAGCTCCGCAAGCACGGCGTGGTCGGCAAGTTCGTCGAGTTCTACGGCGAGGGCGTCGGCGCGGTGCCGCTCGCGAACCGCGCGACCATCGGCAACATGAGCCCCGAGTTCGGCTCGACGGCCGCGATCTTCCCGGTCGACGACGTCACGCTCGACTACCTGCGCCTGACCGGTCGCGACGAGGCACAGATCGCCCTGGTCGAGGCCTACTCGAAGACGCAGGGCCTCTGGCACGACCCGTCGGTCGAGCCGGCCTACTCGGAGTACCTCGAGCTGGACCTCTCCACCGTCGTCCCCTCGATCTCCGGCCCGAAGCGTCCGCAGGACCGCATCGTCCTGTCGCACGCGAAGGACCAGTTCGAGGTCGACCTCGCCAACTACGCGAGCATCGACCACACCGAAGAGGACAAGGCCGTCGCGGACACGTTCCCCGCCTCCGACCCGGTGGCCGCGGTCCCCGGCGACGAGCACGCGGTCGACGACCTGCAGGACGCACCGGCGTCCGAGGTCCCGGCCCACGCCTCCAGTGCGCCCGGCACCGTGTCCAAGCCGACCTCGGTCGCCATCGCCGACGGTGACCCGTTCACCATCGACCACGGCGCCGTGGCGATCGCGGCGATCACGTCCTGCACGAACACGTCGAACCCGTCCGTGATGATGGCCGCCGGCATCCTCGCCCGCAACGCGGCGAAGAAGGGCCTGAAGGCCAAGCCGTGGGTGAAGACCACCCTGGCCCCCGGGTCGAAGGTCGTCACCGACTACTACGAGAAGGCCGGACTCACGACCTACCTCGAGGACCTCGGCTTCTACACGGTCGGCTACGGCTGCACCACCTGCATCGGCAACTCCGGCCCGCTGCCGGACGAGATCTCGCAGGCCGTGCAGGACAACGACCTCGCCGTCACCGCGGTGCTCTCCGGCAACCGCAACTTCGAGGGCCGCATCAACCCCGACGTGAAGATGAACTACCTGGCCTCGCCGCCGCTGGTCATCGCGTACGCGCTCGCCGGCTCGATGCACTTCGACTTCGACACCGACTCGCTCGGCACCGACACCGACGGCAACGCGGTGTACCTCAAGGACATCTGGCCCGACACGGCCGAGGTCCAGCAGGTCATCGACGCCTCGATCGACACCGAGATGTTCACCCACGAGTACGGCTCCGTGTTCGAGGGCGACGACCGGTGGAAGAACCTGCCGACCCCGACCGGTGACACGTTCGAGTGGGACAGCGAGTCCACCTACGTGCGGAAGCCCCCGTACTTCGATGGCATGACCATGCAGCCGGACGCGGTCTCGGACATCTCGGGTGCCCGCGTGCTCGCGAAGCTCGGCGACTCGGTCACCACCGACCACATCTCGCCGGCCGGTTCGATCAAGGCGGACAGCCCGGCGGGCAAGTACCTCGCCGACCACGGTGTCGACCGCAAGGACTTCAACTCCTACGGCTCGCGTCGCGGCAACCACGAGGTCATGATCCGTGGCACGTTCGCGAACATCCGTCTGCGCAACCAGCTGCTCGACGGGGTCGAGGGCGGCTACACCCGCG from Curtobacterium sp. MCLR17_032 encodes the following:
- a CDS encoding aconitate hydratase, with protein sequence MAAVNSFGSKDTLSVGGVDYAIHRIDAVPGHEKLPYSLKVLLENLLRTEDGKNVTEGQIRALGSWKPEADPDTEIQFSPARVVMQDFTGVPCIVDLATMREAMAEIGGDPNKINPLSPAEMVIDHSVIADLFGSSDALQRNTDLEYERNGERYQFLRWGQTAFEDFKVVPPGTGIVHQVNIEYLAKVTYTRDFDGETYAYPDTLVGTDSHTTMVNGLGVLGWGVGGIEAEAAMLGQPVSMLIPKVVGFKLSGEIPAGVTATDVVLTITEQLRKHGVVGKFVEFYGEGVGAVPLANRATIGNMSPEFGSTAAIFPVDDVTLDYLRLTGRDEAQIALVEAYSKTQGLWHDPSVEPAYSEYLELDLSTVVPSISGPKRPQDRIVLSHAKDQFEVDLANYASIDHTEEDKAVADTFPASDPVAAVPGDEHAVDDLQDAPASEVPAHASSAPGTVSKPTSVAIADGDPFTIDHGAVAIAAITSCTNTSNPSVMMAAGILARNAAKKGLKAKPWVKTTLAPGSKVVTDYYEKAGLTTYLEDLGFYTVGYGCTTCIGNSGPLPDEISQAVQDNDLAVTAVLSGNRNFEGRINPDVKMNYLASPPLVIAYALAGSMHFDFDTDSLGTDTDGNAVYLKDIWPDTAEVQQVIDASIDTEMFTHEYGSVFEGDDRWKNLPTPTGDTFEWDSESTYVRKPPYFDGMTMQPDAVSDISGARVLAKLGDSVTTDHISPAGSIKADSPAGKYLADHGVDRKDFNSYGSRRGNHEVMIRGTFANIRLRNQLLDGVEGGYTRDFTTPDGAQSFIYDASEHYQAQGTPLVVLGGKEYGSGSSRDWAAKGTSLLGVKAVITESFERIHRSNLIGMGVVPLQFPEGESIESLGLDGTESISISGLTALNDGTTPKTVHVTAEPTEHSPAGKQPIEFDAVVRIDTPGEADYYRNGGILQYVLRSLV